Genomic DNA from Paucilactobacillus hokkaidonensis JCM 18461:
GTACGCAAACAACCGCCATGTAGTGGGCCAAAAATTATGTGGCTTGTCTGCTACCTTGGAACCACGTCTTCCATGATTATGCATTTGCGGCATCCCCTTTCCTGATTTGTGAATCGACAATTTCTCGATAGGTTTCATTATTGGCTTTTAATTCTTGATGAGTTCCTTGACCAACAACTTTGCCATCATCCATCACTAAAATCAAATCGGCATCCGCCACGGTGGAAACTCGTTGAGCCACGATCACCATGACGGCCTGGCTCATCTGCTTATCTTGGTGTAAAGCCATTCGCAACTGTGCATCGGTTTTAAAATCAAGTGCTGAGAATGAGTCATCAAAAATATAGATTGAAGCATTTTTAATAATCGTTCGGGCAATTGCTAAACGTTGGCGTTGGCCACCAGAAAAATTATCACCATTTTGTTCAACGATTGCATCTAGGCCACCATTCTCAGTAACAAAGCTCTTGGACTGCGCAATCTCTAATGCTTGCCACATTTGGTCATCAGTCGCGTCTTTATTACCATATTTTAAATTTGTCCGAATGGTCCCTTTAAATAAGACCGCTTTTTGCTGCGTAATCGATATTTTTTCATGTAGCGCATGCTGCGTGACTTGTTCAATCGGCTGATCATTAACTAAAATATTGCCGTCATCAAAATTAAACAATCGTGGAATTAAATTCACCAGCGTTGATTTACCAGATCCAGTTCCACCAATAATCGCCACCGTCTGCCCTGCCCGAGCTTTAAAATTAATGCCTTGTAGTGCGAGTTGCTCGGCTCCACGATATTTGAATTCAACATCATCAAATTCAAGGGAAGCTGGTTTAGTTTGATCAAATTGTTTGATTTGGTCTTCTGGTAAATCGGCAACACTATTTTCACGTTCAACAACCTCATTGATTCGCGCAGCTGAAGCCGAAGCCCGTGGGACGAACACAAAGACCATCGAAAGCATCATAAAACTCATTAAAATTTGAGTAGCATACGTCATAAATGCCACTAGATTGCCAACTTGCATCTGCATATCAGCAATTAAATGACCACCAAAGAAAATAATACCAATATTTGATCCACTTAAAATTAAGGTCATCACTGGAAACATAAATGAGGTAATCACAAAAGCCTTAGTGGCAGTCTTCGTATAATCGTGGTTAGCTACATCAAACCGATCTTGTTCAAATTTATCTTGGTTAAAGGCTCGGATGACCC
This window encodes:
- a CDS encoding ABC transporter ATP-binding protein, which translates into the protein MIKIARKNLNWWAATAALLFLLIQVSADLYLPTITSNLIDKGIAQNDQSYIWQQGINMLIVSFIGLLAAAGNVYFASTQSMKVGQKLRSQMFNKVVNFSSREFTDFGDSSLITRTTNDIVQIQNVMVTILRMMLQSPIMLIAAGVLAYNREPRLTTVFLVAIPILAVAVVAIMYFAVPLFKSIQKKTDRINLVFREGLTGVRVIRAFNQDKFEQDRFDVANHDYTKTATKAFVITSFMFPVMTLILSGSNIGIIFFGGHLIADMQMQVGNLVAFMTYATQILMSFMMLSMVFVFVPRASASAARINEVVERENSVADLPEDQIKQFDQTKPASLEFDDVEFKYRGAEQLALQGINFKARAGQTVAIIGGTGSGKSTLVNLIPRLFNFDDGNILVNDQPIEQVTQHALHEKISITQQKAVLFKGTIRTNLKYGNKDATDDQMWQALEIAQSKSFVTENGGLDAIVEQNGDNFSGGQRQRLAIARTIIKNASIYIFDDSFSALDFKTDAQLRMALHQDKQMSQAVMVIVAQRVSTVADADLILVMDDGKVVGQGTHQELKANNETYREIVDSQIRKGDAANA